The genomic DNA TGGcacaaagaacaaaattaaaatgaatagacCGTAGGAGTAAAATGTAAAAGTAGGTCATAacttgagaaatatatttttttaagattttatttatttattcatgagagacagagagagagagagagagagagagagagagaggcagagacacaggcagagggagaagcaggctccatgtagggaacccgaagtgggactcggtcctgggtctccggatcacgccctgggctgaaggtggtgctaaaccgctgagtcacctggactgtgcaagaaatatttgtgatatttatttaataaatctgaaaaatttgACAAATGTTTGCTCCACAATGTTTAGAAGGAAAATCACACAcattaattttttgtgtgtgcactAAGGAAAGTGATAGAggctgaattttttcttttaaagattttacttatttattcatgagagacacagagagagagagagagaatgaggcagagacacaggcagagggagaagcaggctccctgtcaggagcctgatgcgggactcgatcccaggactccaggatcacgacctgagcctcaaccactaagacacccaggtgtcccaagaatgaAGTTTTGAattcatgcttttaaaatgtaGCTCACCATTAATATACTTATGAATGATTGTCagtttttgtgtatatgtgtagtAGAAACTGTAACATGGTGATCAGAGAGTAAGGCTGAAATGATTTGGAATGAGTGACAGTGCAGTACAAACAGGAGCTAGGTATACATATTGATAACACTTCTGTTGCCACTGATTCCCTCTGAACATTtgcttttggctttctttttgagCTTTTGTGCAACAATCTCCAGGTTTTACAGAATAGCCATCTGTTTCCCCTGTATTGGCATATCAATGACTTTACAGAGGTAATGGATATGAATTAATGTCGAACATGATGTGCAAAGTGAAGTTGTTTTATAAGTTTACCTAATTATTAAGTCAAATGAGTTCCTTTTCATTCCATCTTGGCCAGAAGCAGGAGTCCAGTAAGTGACACCTTGACCAAATGTTTAACCATCTAGTAAGAGTCATAAGTttaaaagcagaaggaagaaaaggaggaaaatgaagtaTAAATAAACAACTAACAggtttaattaattatttattttaaagatttttattatttattcatgagagacacacagagagaggcagagacacagttattgggagaagcaggctccctttggggagcctgatgtgggactcggtctaaggaccccaggattacaacctgaccaaaggcagatgctcagccactgagccacccagatgccccttttctttactttttaaaagtaagttatgtgcttaacatggggctcaaactcagtgcttgagatcaagagttgtgtacTTCACCAATTAATGCAGCCAGCCACCCCTATGgggtttgtttttcttaagtaGAAAGAAGTCTCAAGGTAGAGGACAAAGTTAACCAGGTTGGTTCCATCACACTACCCAGCTGCTTCTGTCTTTTGCTCAACCATCATCCATAGCACATCTTGGTTGGTAGTTGCAAAAACCCATTGCTTTATCTCCAGCATCATGTCTGCATTTCAAGAAGAAAGGAACGATGAAGAACAAGACATTTGATAGCACAAATgcgtaaacttaaaaaaaaaaaaaaaaagaagcttgtgGAGTTTTTATCTAGTGACTTATGCTTGCATCTCAGTGGTCAGAATTGTACCACTAGACAGCCCTCACTGCAAAGGAAGCtgggaaaatagtttttaaagcagTAGATGTTGCTGCTctaaataaaacaagtaacaatgAATAGAAAAGACATTGCGATAGCATTTAGCAGGTTTTTGACACAGTCTTTTTCAACCAAAACTTACCTCAACCAAATTACTTAGTTTAGCAAACTGAGAGACAAGAAGAGTAGTGATTACAACTAGTAACTGAGATCCAACTTCCAATTTCCAATATTATATAGGCCATGTTAGATGATTTAGGGTGGATGGATGAATTCTTAACaggagaaatgtgtgtgtgtttatgtgataTACATATGTTAATAAAGTTACAAGGAGGTCTTTTTAGGTAAGCCAAATGATGGTTAATTCAATGAGATATAAAACAGATAACATTTATTCCTGTTTTAATATCCAAATAATGtcaacttttttattttccttttttttttttaagattttatttatttatgagggacacacagagagaggcagagacataggcagaaggaaaagcaggctccatgcagggagcccgatttgggactcgatcctggatcccgggatcacaccctgagctaaaggcagccactcaaccgctgagccacccaggcgtcccttattttacttttttttttttttaatgtctattaattattttacaaattaaataaatgctttaccaaagcaaatatcttttctttcataattcaTCAGGAGAAATTTCAATAACTTGAAGAAACCTGAGAACTATAGAATCAAGGTCTTGAGAATCTTAGGTAAAATAGTAACCTATTTTGTTGTGGCATTTCCTTACAACCCCACATAAACTGGCAAGTCATtgaacttctctcttttttttaagattttatttatttattcatgagagacacagagagagagaggcagagacacaggcagagacagaagcaagctccaagcaagcctgatgtgggactcgatcccgggtctccaggaccacaccctgggccaaaggcagtcgcccaaccgctgaaccatccagggatccccagtcatTGAACTTCTTTGTGTATTTGCTCATCTTTCCACCACATCCATTTGTAATATTGAGTACTTTCTTTGCACTAGGTACTCACAAAACCAGCGAGTTAGTCAGAGATGTAAACCATTAAGTAGCAATATCAACATCTTTAATATCATCTGTTAAATAAGAAGTCTATCATGGATACTAGCCAGTATCTACTGGCTAAAATAGGTACTATGGGATTGTATTATGTGATGGATAAAGCAGCACAGCATTGGGTTTGAGCATGGATTGGATCTGAATCATGACTTGTCACTTATTAGCTGTATAATCCTGGGGAAATTTCTTGACACATCTGTGCCTTAATTTCCCTATCTGAAATTGGGGATAATAATACCAACTTATAAGTTTGCTAGAACAAAACTAAATTGGTTATCAccggaacatttttttaaagattttaatttaacttatttgagagtgagtaggggtgcagggcagagggagaggcagaagcagactgcccactgagcagggtgcccaacaccgggctccatcctaggaccctgggagatgcttaagccactgagcaacccaggcagcCCTAtcactaaaacatttaaaacagttCTGGTAACAGAACTcaattatctattgctgcataacaaattaatCTAAAACTTagtgttttaaaaacaacaaaaatatattatcttaatttCCATGGGTCCAGAATCCACTTAGCTAGACTGTTCTAAGGTCTCTCATGAGATTATACTTATATTTCAACCATGCCCGCATCATCTGAAACCTTGACTCAGGTGAGAGGGCTCACTGTTGAGAAGGCTCTCACAGCCGGAAATTGGTGCTGTCCACTGGAATGCTTATTCACTTACATGACCCTCCCATCATTGGTAGGGAGCCATCAAATCTTGCCCAAGTTCAAGGGACGATCACAAAAGGAGATGAATACCAGAAAATAGGGGTTGTTGGAAGCTACTCTGTAGGCTGCCTACTTCAATGGGGGTACTGTGCTTTTGTTGGTTAAATAAACTATATATGCAAGTGTCACTATATTTCCTCATTTGAGTTCCTCAGCAAtggtaattagaaaaaaatgaaggaatcaCAGAAACTCCTGGAAAGTCAAGTCTACTATCTTTATTTAAGGGCTCATTTGAAAAGATTACATTAATCGaatgaatttctttaaataaatatgtgtatatagttttgtccaaagaagacaaactttATTAGAAAATTATGAAGTATTACTGAATCAACCAAAGATTACAGTAGTCTATTTTGCAGTATTATTCACTAACTATAGATTAATCTAGGTCTTTGCTCCATTATAGTCAAAAGTCATGAACTGGTATTCAGAATTCAGGGCATCTTGTTCATATGAGGCAGGAACTGTTTCTCttttaaatcaggaaaatgaatggaaaaggatAAGGAACCCCAAAGTCAGGACGCAAGGAAGCAGGCAACAGCTGCTGAGCTCATGTGCCATGAGCATCAGATCAGCTCTGTCCCCCTTTTCTCTTATTAAACCTCAAAAATGTACTCCGGCCTAGTCatgaatggaaaataaagtacacagtttaaaaaacaaaccacaaagtggtatttatttacattaaaatgtgaATTACTTGTATACACACAAATAAGAGGCACAATCTGTTATGCACAATAACTATATAATCTTCAGTACATGTTATACATAGTAGCATCTGTTAAGTCAGTGGTTTGAGTGAAAACACAGTACCAAAACATTCCTGATACAAAATAAATTACTCATTCACATATTCTAATCATACaacagttaatatttaaaaagttaatgcaCTTCAAAAAACACTAGCTACATGTATAACCAAAATGTATTAAGTTTGTTTTATGAAAAGTGTCTTATTAGGCATAAATGATCCCTTTcaggatacatttttattttttaaataaataaactacattGATTTCAAGACCATTTATATATAGGCCCCTAAAATATGATTGAAGACAGACAttacttcatattttaaagatgtaactATACTAGAGAATATGCTAAACTATTGCCCCCAAATTCCAACACTGCCATTCTATTTTTCAGACACAAATTATTTAAAcatccaattttagtatatgagATTAGCTGCCTTGTTTTGCAAGTTGTTTCTGCTAAAAAGCGTTAACAGATTGTCCTCAACTATCTCCTATATTTGagagtcaagattttttttaaaaaatgttaaaatgttttaggTTAAAGCTGATACTGTATGTGGAGATTTTTTAACACTTTTCTCTTAAGACCTTCGCAAAAAGATCTTTTCAAATTCTGAGATCTATCGAAGATTCCTATCAAGTCCATGAGAACACTTGAATACTTTCATAACGCAGTGAAGGATTCATCTTTGGCATTTCTCTGttagttctaaaataaaatacgtcaacaaacattttttttaatttttctatctaCTTACTAGACATTCTGTACACAAAACTATGTGATTGAAATTGTGTTTTAACCACAATCTCATtgctaacatttttcttttatctgaaaaaaatattaacattcagCTTTTTACTCTGAGAAGCTGAAATGTTTTGATGTTGCTGAAATGAGTTTGCTTAGATCTCTTTTTCAGTGATTAGAAATTCAACATCCTTTAAATTCAACAACGGATAAAGCAGACATACTTTTTACATTAACAAAAATGTTGACCAGAGTGTAATCTTTGAATATTGATATGAAGCATGcatgtattaagaaaaaaaatcttcaaatatggGCATAACAGAAATATAACTGCttgctacattttctttcttggtcCCTGTAGCATTTCTaaaaggaaacagacaaaaacaaaactgctacAAATGCTGATTTGTCTAAATCCTCCCACATTGCCTTTCACATTAGATTGCCACGATACTTCCAATGTTCAATTTTTTTACTCTCATCACACACTAACCTTAAGGCTAAAAAACAGTCCAAGTGTCACTACTGTAAAATGATAGCGGGAAACCACAATAAGGATTTTACAACTGAGCATATTTTCCTCATTCAAAActaacatggggaaaaaaaaatctcagtaaaaatggaatcaaatatgACTTGATAGTTCAAATGCCAGCTACAGTCTCCAGGGCTtactgaaaataaacaaagaaacgaaaacaaaaacataaatagtaGAGCTAATTACTGGTACTTACCAATGTCTGCAAAGGTCTTGGATAACAAAAAAGAGCTAGTAACGATGGCTTTATTGTAACATTAAGACGTATAAAGTGAAATTAATAATTCCCTACTATTTTCCAACCAGGCAGAATCATGGAAATCCAAGCAGAGAATGATGCATTGCAACTGAAGGAACTGGAGTATAAATTGGTTACTTTTACTGTCTGGCACTGAAACATTTGGATAAATCTACAgctattttagaaagaaaataagctgATACaataaataggttttaaaaatctggagAATGCAGATTACATAAATAGGACACATAACTGAATTTgtgaaagtaaatttattatagaaTATGGTAGTTACTGAACATTATACATGCAGCTTATATTAATACTGCTATCTCCCAGCCAATGTAAAAACCTGACTCCAATACTGTCCCTCAAGTATAGTTCAAACTAATAGTTACATATGATAACCAAGTAAATCCATTACCAGCTCCTGCTAATATAATTTAGTAAGAACTGGGAATCATAATATGGGCACGAGGCAATATTTACAGAATGTAATTTTAAGTGCATATGGTTATCTACTTCCAGAATCCAGAAAACAAAGTCACCCAAGCTCCTATAACAGTTTTACCTcaattctataattttaaaagcatatgttGAAATGAGATCTCTCCAAAATCAAATAGGATCAATCTATCCTATTTAATCCTAAACCAAAATGTTATGTAAAATTCTGTGTATCTAAATGTTACCTTTCAGGTAAATTTGTGAGatattttagagattttcttttttattggaggtGGTCTGATAAAGAGGAAGAGGCTCATCAGACAATCACAAATAATCTTACCCTCCAGAATTCAGTTGAAGTTGGTCTTTTGCAAATGCTTATTGGGAATTTCTAAAGCACTGACTTGGAGAGGCCAAGAGCCTCCATCAATCCCTGCTTGGATAGCCACTCCTGTCACCACTGCCAGGTCAGGGTCTACAGAAGTGTTGGGATCCTTCCCAAAGAACTCTTGAATGACTTGGCGGATTCGAGGAATACGAGTAGAACCCCCAACCAAAACCACCTCATCGATCTCAGTCTTTTCCAGGTGGCCTTCTTTTAACACTTGCTGAATAGGTACAAGTATCTTCTGGAAAAGATCTTCATTAAGCGCGTCAAAGAGCTTTCGTGATATTTCTGTTTCAAACAACACCTGACTTTCTCcacttttcttttcagaaagGCCAGCTCCAAACACACTGTTTATGCGGTGGTcatcagagggagaaaatctgTCCTTTGGCAGTTCAGTGTCACTACTCTGAGGCTCATTCTTGTCCTTTTCCTCCACTGTTAGTAATACTGACAACTGAGCAGACTGATGAAGAGTCAGATTCAATTTGACCATTTCCACAGCTTGTCTTAATCTGTGAATTTCCTCTTTCCTAGAGGGTAGAAAGCCATATGTTTGATAGATCTGTTTATATAAGTACTGAAGCAGTCTTTGATTAAAGTCCTGTCCTCCAAGTTTGTTATTTCCTAAGTTAGAAATAAAAAggtatatgttatatttatgcatttgtatgtgtatatacaggtCTGTGTAGTATGTATGAAACTTATATACTAGGAATAACAAATCTCTTGCTTAATGTACTCTAACTCttgaaattttattcattcaaagcTTGATTAAAAATAACTGgattacaataattttttaaaaaagattttatttatttattcatgagagacatggagaaagagagaggcagagacacaggcagaaggggaagcaggctccatggagggagcccgatgcagcactcgatcccggatcccaggatcatgacctgagctgaaggcagccactcaaccgctgagccacccaggcttcccaggattaaaataattttaacttgggtgcctgagtggcttagttggttaagcatctgccttcggttcaggtcatgatcccatgatccagtaccgcatcaggctccctgctcagcaaggaccctgcttctccctctccccctcccccactgctcatgctcactcactctctctctcatgctctctttctctcaaataaataaaatctttaaaaaatgtatttgatattaAAAAACTGCACAtttggttaaaatttttaaataataaaaaaggaatatctCTTAAtgatatcaaataatttttcagagGATAAAGGTTGACAACAAAGATTAGCTTTTAGTAGCAATTTAAAACCACTTAAAGTCATTATTTTCAACAGAAGTCCTTATAATTAATAAGTACCAGTAGgcactttatcttttttaaatccttttgctTGCTAGATtaagagctaaaataaaaaaaagagagagaaatttaaaaggaaaagattaatgTAATACAAATCTCTGGCACTGAATCTAAAGAGTCCagttaggagaaagaaaaatgcagaagTTAGACAACCTATTAACTCACAGCTTCactttttaaataggctccattctttaaactaaattaaaaaaaaaatcttaaaaagatttagaatacAAAATCCTACAATTTCCTAGAGAATATTATTATTAGATTTTCTTACATATCTACTTTGTAAAACACATTATCAAATAATGTAAACTGAtcactcttcattttatttatttaatttatttatttatttttaaaagactttatttattcatgagaaacacacacacagagagaggcagagacacaggcagaaggagaagcaggctccatgcagggagcttgatgtgggactcgatcccaggtctccaggatcacagccggggctgagggcggcgttaatccactgagccacccaggctggcaCCACtcctcattttaaagaatttttcttgctttctgttcCCTTCACCACAGCCATGAAGTCCTATTGGCTCAGTGAGCTACAACTGgcaatgtatttatttgtattataggaTGCTCAGTCATTTTATTTAGACTtcactttttgttgttattatatacataaatggTGGTTATAAAGTTACATATACAGACTACCAAAGTGAAGTCAAAGTATACTGAAaacatctgatttttaaaaattttatttaaagattttatttattatttattttagagagagcaggcggaagagcagagagggaaagaatctgaagtagactccatACCAAGTACAATATCTcctatggggcttgatctcacaaccctgagatcatgacctgagctgaaaccaagagttgaatacttaaccaactgagccacctaggcaaccctgaaaaaattttttaaataaacacttaataCACACTTGGTGTGCTAACAAGGAAAGCACTGTCTAAAACTCTTTTAGTCTTCCTGTATTTTTCTTACCAGACATTGCTCGGGTTAGAAACATTCCTCCTTGTTTATTTAGCAATGACACATCTAGAGTTCCTCCGCCCAAATCTATCACCAAGACGTGAAAGACCTCAGCCTTGTGGAGGCCATAGGCCATAGCTGCCGCTGTGGGTTCATTTATTACCCTCAAGATCTTCAGTCCTGTAAGATTGGTTGGAGGGAAGAACAATTCATCAGAGGACACCATTACCAAAATTCCTCCCCACTCAACCTCATTATCATGTTAGTGTATTTTATGGAACATGACCTCTGCTGAGTAACAATGACTGTAAACATaacaccaaaaataatgaaatgggaAAGATAAAAATTGGTtgtaaaattattccaaaaaattatTAGTATAAAAGTCCAGATTCAGTTGAATACGccattattttctgtattaacgtttaattttaaaaagcatagccccttctaattttcattattttacctGGGAATATATGAGCAATAAAACTTTAATTATTATGTGCTATAATAAATtgttgtagaaataaaataagcttactatgctcttctttttaaagtgaCTGAAAAAAAGGGGATAACAGaagagattataaaaaaaaaatctagataaaaAGTCCTTAAAATTTAAGACCCTCAAATGTAAATCTGAAATATATAGCAAGTCTGATCTTGAAAGTACTGTTAAACAGTGAAAGTTCAAAGATCAGATTTCCTTGCGTAAACTTCCTGCTTTAACCTAAATGCCACATGTCAGGGAccatctctctctcattctctctcctgcAACATACTTCCTCTCTTTATCTAGTAGGCTAACAACGTCACCTCCTTCAGATCTGCTTAAACTTCACTTTCTCAATGAGGCCTGCCTGACCACTCTAAAACCTCTCACTTTCTGAAGACCCCTGGCAATCCTGTAGGAACAGGATTTTTTCTTCCATAGCATGTTATTTTTGATATACATTATATCAAGGTTTTCAAACTGGGGCAATTCTGCTCCtcagggaacatttggcaatgtctgaagacatAAGACAGTCACTACTTGGAGGACAGTGCTGCTAGCACCTAATGAGTAGAAGCTAGGGGTGCTGCTAACTATCCTATAATGCATAGGACAGTTTCCCACAACACAAAATTATCTGGCTCAAGATATCAATAATGCTAAGAGTGGGAAACCCACAATATACTTATCTTATCTTTAATACAGATTTTGTTTCCCTCTAGTAGGATATAAGTTCTGTGGGAACAGagatttatctgttttatttaccaAGGctctcaatatttattgaatggtttTAAAGGAGTTGTCTTCCACCTcagattttcaagaaaatattacatttatcTTAACATTAAAGAaagtttatagaaaaaaaattcctccttgCTAACATGCACCCATGTTAGCCTTGTTACATGCCTATCTGACTGGCTGTTGTTATAGTGTGTTCCATTTTACATGCTatagaattttcttaattttttttataagccTATATCAAAATCCATCTAATTTACCCACTTTGGGTTTATTTATGTCCTCCTTTGTTGGTTTGCAAAGTGATACACCTTACTACAGATTTTCAACCTGAGAACATTCTGAGAAATGTACACTCAAGCAAGGGTGATATTACCTGCAAGGTTAGCAGCTTCAATTGTTGAATTTCTCTGTTTTAGATCAAATTCTGCTGGTACAGAAATAACAGCATTGGCAACTGGCATTCCAAGATATTCCTCTGCCATTTCCTTTAACTTCAACAGTAGTCTAGAGCCAACATA from Canis aureus isolate CA01 chromosome 30, VMU_Caureus_v.1.0, whole genome shotgun sequence includes the following:
- the HSPA13 gene encoding heat shock 70 kDa protein 13 — protein: MAGEMTILGSAVLTLLLAGYLAQQYLPLPTPKVIGIDLGTTYCSVGVFFPGTGKVKVIPDENGHISIPSMVSFTDNDVYVGYESLELADSNPQNTIYDAKRFIGKIFTPEELEAEIGRYPFKVLNKNGMVEFSVTSNETITVSPEYVGSRLLLKLKEMAEEYLGMPVANAVISVPAEFDLKQRNSTIEAANLAGLKILRVINEPTAAAMAYGLHKAEVFHVLVIDLGGGTLDVSLLNKQGGMFLTRAMSGNNKLGGQDFNQRLLQYLYKQIYQTYGFLPSRKEEIHRLRQAVEMVKLNLTLHQSAQLSVLLTVEEKDKNEPQSSDTELPKDRFSPSDDHRINSVFGAGLSEKKSGESQVLFETEISRKLFDALNEDLFQKILVPIQQVLKEGHLEKTEIDEVVLVGGSTRIPRIRQVIQEFFGKDPNTSVDPDLAVVTGVAIQAGIDGGSWPLQVSALEIPNKHLQKTNFN